Proteins from one Juglans microcarpa x Juglans regia isolate MS1-56 chromosome 1S, Jm3101_v1.0, whole genome shotgun sequence genomic window:
- the LOC121247398 gene encoding TIR-only protein-like, protein MLITWKVAVIVATSRLQAFIPKCFARPYCRPSHVQTVPVPPHDVFISHRGPDTRRHIAGLLHDHLLMRGHRPFIDYRNLKAGDKLSEKIDTAVRDCKVGVVVFSPRYCESSYCLHELALLMEYKKRVIPIFYNVKPSQLRVGDDVSNGRCVSEKELERFSTALEEAKNIVGLSFDSSRGYWSEFLRSASDAIIEQLGQSS, encoded by the exons ATGCTAATCACATGGAAAGTAGCGGTTATAGTAGCCACGTCGCGGTTACAAGCTTTCATCCCCAAGTGCTTTGCTAGACCTTACTGCAGGCCGAGCCATGTACAAACAGTACCAGTACCCCCACACGACGTGTTCATAAGCCACCGGGGTCCCGATACCAGAAGACACATTGCAGGTTTACTCCACGACCACCTTCTCATGCGGGGGCATAGGCCTTTCATCGACTACCGAAACTTGAAAGCTGGTGACAAATTGTCCGAAAAGATTGATACCGCCGTTCGAGATTGTAAAGTTGGTGTCGTAGTGTTCTCGCCAAGATATTGCGAGTCCTCCTATTGTCTCCATGAATTGGCTTTGCTAATGGAGTACAAGAAAAGAGTTATACCCATCTTTTATAATGTCAAACCGTCCCAGCTTCGAGTTGGAGACGACGTATCCAATGGACGTTGTGTTTCAGAGAAAGAGCTTGAGAGATTCAGCACAGCACTTGAAGAAGCTAAAAATATCGTTGGACTTAGCTTTGATTCATCAAGAGG ATATTGGTCAGAGTTCCTACGAAGTGCTTCTGATGCCATCATAGAGCAGCTCGGCCAGAGCTCCTGA
- the LOC121247399 gene encoding uncharacterized protein LOC121247399, whose translation MDKSWMNLGDRLVSPAYAEGVKNFLTMAQNHCEESDRIRCPCRICCNNHFLPIFEVESHLFIKGINPNYTQWIFHGEEETLPIIDDDTDPGVGVEEKYIDDMDRMLDDIRAGTFEDAPEDNTTSSTQPSIPHPSPNSTFDQLLQDARRPLFDGCTKFSKLSFVVKLLHIKTLGGWSIKSFDMLISLLRSAFPDAKFPSSYQEARSLERGLDFKYHKIHACPNDCILFWKEYADLNECPICKASRWMPNTHGSRVIPQKVLRHFPLKPRLQRLFVTDKIACDMRWHKEQRVLDETSMRHPADSQSWKTFDQAHCWFARDARNVRLGLASDGFNPFNNLAKPYSIWPVILVPYNLPPWLCMKDQFFMTSLIIPGPKSPGNDIDVYLQPLIDELLELWEHGVPTYDASTKEMFMLHAALLWTINDFPAYGNLSGWSTKGKLACPSCNASTDSIWLKYGRKQCYMGHRRLLPAGHIWRTRKELFNGKEDYRMPPNWVEGAGLLTQLQMLGDVQFGKSCGKRKRPAEQLNWTKKSIFFKLPYWSMLRLRHNLDVMHVEKNISDSLLGTLMDIPGKTKDNINSRRDLENLGFRKELHLKSEGGRVTMPRALYTLHGDERNKFCEWLARVKFPDGFASNITHCVSVRDCKITGLKSHDHHVFLQRLLPIVVGGFLRSDIALALTELSSFFKELCARNLDVNRLSQLQLDIVTILCKLEMIFPPSFFDIMVHLAVHLPGEAILGGPVQYRWMYPFERYLGKFKRYVKNKARPEGSIAEAYIHIECLTFCSMYLQDVETKFNRADRNIDGGEEDTIDGFKVFNQRLRPLGIARNVQLQDKLRTSAIWYVLNNCIEIGPYLEEHYEKCRLSNPNSVDRTHQTEFPTWFKQRVQDQRTGNPQRVSADLYALACGPDPWVASYAACIINGKRFHTKQLELRRRSQNSGVLVTGDEDTNNLDFYGVLNDVVELHYMGGRRVYLFSCDWFDVSDKKRGVRVDDHITSVNMDRTWYKNEPFVLACQASQCFYIRDIRSKGNWYVVQKYNNRNVYDIPPMPRVQDDIDDESSEDDVYQENEPSYDYPLLHCDAYPVSTPLSRTDIEPIHIDARGHMAVGGEPRHSTDFIDDGMVPSGSGDGYGDWEYSDEEDLSTDEETESE comes from the exons atgGACAAAAGCTGGATGAATTTGGGTGATAGACTTGTATCACCTGCATATGCTGAAGGGGTTAAAAATTTCCTCACAATGGCACAAAACCATTGTGAGGAAAGTGATCGCATTCGGTGTCCCTGCCGTATATGCTGTAATAACCACTTCTTGCCTATATTTGAGGTGGAGTCTCACTTGTTCATAAAAGGGATCAATCCAAATTACACTcagtggatatttcatggggaggaggaaacaCTCCCCATCATTGATGACGACACTGATCCCGGGGTTGGAGTTGAAGAGAAGTACATTGATGACATGGACCGTATGTTAGATGACATCCGAGCAGGCACATTCGAAGATGCACCTGAAGACAACACTACATCGTCAACTCAGCCATCAATACCACATCCCTCCCCAAACTCAACTTTTGACCAACTATTACAGGATGCTCGACGTCCTCTTTTCGACGGCTGCACTAAATTCTCAAAGCTCTCATTCGTTGTGAAGTTGTTACATATTAAAACGCTTGGTGGGTGGTCAATCAAGTCTTTTGATATGCTCATAAGCCTTCTGCGGTCTGCCTTTCCTGATGCTAAATTTCCTAGTTCATATCAGGAGGCAAGGTCATTGGAGCGAGGGTTGGATTTCAAGTACCACAAAATACACGCATGCCCAAACGACTGCATTTTATTCTGGAAGGAATATGCTGATCTTAACGAGTGCCCTATATGTAAGGCTTCGCGTTGGATGCCAAATACACATGGGTCACGAGTGATCCCACAAAAAGTGCTTCGGCATTTTCCTTTGAAGCCAAGATTGCAGCGTCTCTTTGTGACAGACAAGATAGCGTGtgatatgagatggcataaagAGCAACGGGTACTCGATGAGACTAGTATGAGACATCCTGCTGACTCTCAGTCCTGGAAGACATTTGATCAAGCCCATTGTTGGTTTGCTAGGGATGCTCGCAATGTTAGGCTCGGTCTGGCAAGCGACGGCTTCAATCCCTTCAACAACCTAGCAAAACCGTATAGCATTTGGCCAGTGATTCTTGTCCCGTATAACTTGCCGCcgtggttatgcatgaaagaccaGTTCTTCATGACATCACTCATTATCCCTGGTCCAAAATCACCAGGGAATGACATTGATGTGTATTTGCAGCCGTTAATTGATGAGTTGCTTGAACTCTGGGAACATGGGGTACCTACATATGATGCTTCTACAAAGGAAATGTTCATGTTGCATGCTGCCTTATTGTGGACAATTAATGATTTCCCTGCATATGGAAATCTTTCTGGGTGGTCAACAAAAGGGAAATTGGCATGTCCCTCTTGCAATGCAAGCACAGATTCTATTTGGTTGAAGTATGGTAGAAAACAGTGTTATATGGGACATCGACGTCTCTTACCGGCAGGTCACATTTGGAGGACGAGGAAAGAGTTGTTCAACGGTAAAGAAGATTATCGCATGCCACCAAATTGGGTTGAAGGAGCAGGTCTCTTAACTCAACTACAAATGCTTGGAGATGTCCAATTTGGAAAATCTTGTGGGAAGAGAAAACGCCCTGCAGAACAGTTGAACTGGACAAAGAAAAGCATATTCTTCAAACTACCTTATTGGTCAATGTTGCGGCTTCGACataatctagatgttatgcatGTTGAGAAGAACATTTCCGATAGCTTATTGGGCACTTTAATGGACATTCCTggcaaaacaaaagataatataaattcTCGGCGTGACTTGGAGAACTTGGGCTTCAGAAAAGAATTGCATCTTAAGTCTGAAGGTGGACGTGTTACAATGCCACGTGCATTGTACACATTACATGGAGATGAAAGGAATAAATTCTGTGAGTGGCTCGCTCGGGTTAAATTTCCAGATGGGTTTGCCTCCAATATCACACATTGCGTATCTGTACGTGATTGCAAAATCACTGGCCTCAAAAGCCATGACCATCATGTTTTCTTGCAACGATTGCTTCCTATTGTTGTTGGGGGGTTCTTAAGGAGTGATATTGCATTGGCATTGACTGAACTTAGCAgtttcttcaaagagttgtgcGCCCGAAACCTGGATGTGAATCGCTTATCCCAGCTCCAACTTGATATCGTCACCATTCTATGCAAATTAGAGATGATATTTCCTCCTTCTTTTTTCGATATTATGGTCCACCTAGCTGTCCATTTACCGGGTGAGGCCATACTCGGGGGTCCAGTTCAATATCGGTGGATGTATCCGTTCGAAAGATATCTTGGCAAATTCAAGcggtatgttaagaataaagccCGTCCAGAAGGTTCAATAGCGGAAGCCTACATTCACATCGAGTGTTTGACATTTTGCTCCATGTATCTCCAAGATGTTGAAACGAAGTTTAATCGAGCGGACCGCAACATTGATGGTGGAGAAGAGGATACTATAGATGGTTTCAAAGTTTTCAACCAAAGACTTCGTCCATTGGGTATAGCTCGTAATGTGCAATTACAAGATAAACTCCGCACCTCAGCCATATGGTACGTGCTTAACAACTGTATCGAGATTGGACCTTATCTCGA GGAGCACTATGAGAAATGTAGGTTGTCAAACCCAAATTCTGTCGATCGTACGCATCAAACTGAGTTTCCAACTTGGTTCAAGCAACGT GTTCAAGACCAACGTACGGGAAACCCACAACGGGTGTCCGCTGATTTGTATGCGTTAGCTTGTGGTCCTGACCCTTGGGTTGCATCATATGCTGCCTGCATTATAAATGGTAAACGGTTCCATACGAAGCAGCTTGAACTTCGCCGGCGATCACAAAATTCAGGAGTGTTGGTAACTGGTGACGAAGATACtaataatttagacttttatGGTGTTCTTAATGATGTTGTGGAGTTACACTACATGGGAGGTCGTCGAGTGTACTTGTTCAGCTGTGATTGGTTTGATGTTAGTGATAAGAAGCGTGGGGTACGAGTTGACGATCATATAACTAGTGTCAACATGGACAGAACTTGGTATAAGAATGAACCATTTGTGTTGGCATGCCAGGCTTCCCAGTGTTTTTACATTAGAGATATAAGGTCGAAGGGGAACTGGTATGTTGTGCAGAAGTATAATAATAGGAATGTGTATGACATTCCACCAATGCCAAGGGTTCAAGATGATATTGATGACGAATCAAGTGAGGATGAtgtatatcaagaaaatgagcCATCATATGATTATCcacttttacattgtgatgcATATCCAGTATCAACTCCACTTAGTAGGACTGATATAGAACCTATCCACATTGATGCACGAGGCCATATGGCAGTTGGTGGTGAGCCTAGACATTCAACAGACTTTATTGATGATGGAATGGTTCCATCTGGTTCCGGAGATGGTTATGGTGATTGGGAATATTCAGATGAAGAGGACCTATCCACCGATGAAGAAACGGAGTCAGAATAG
- the LOC121247400 gene encoding uncharacterized protein LOC121247400, translating to MELMRSINGPGRSLPSVRGTRPRTGMLYRCSARRPRGVRIGDASSDDETQPPSPPLETPCANPCLETEANREPSPREQPDPLQSNQIGIVDNDIRGEDVPPVPVSNQAHTRRGRGPAKCTEFEKLRKHGKVLLKINSGETAPCCENANMFTTRLSWIIKHHCNMSYPRWSDVPQEHKDELIDRVRGDFELDWDLENHQLAVTKQLRKRFNAFHHQLHQIYMSYGSHDEALATGTSLVTPLVWFKLCERWGSEAFQKIASKNRDNRRMLKINHTTGRKSFVRMLEQKRAENANLVDFYKETHWSKKKDKFVTPATEDIYKDMVGKLDNLEPDKRTDEAAAGVFREVLGHRPGYARGLGEMVIPESTRKHSLAREKEYIALIEKHKKEAEASKSEMASMKANMEVMMEKQNETDRMLRAILAANPSLIESLRETQ from the exons ATGGAGTTAATGAGAAGCATAAACGGCCCAGGTAGATCATTGCCCAGTGTACGAGGAACCCGTCCCAGGACTGGTATGTTGTACAGATGTAGTGCACGCAGGCCACGTGGAGTCCGCATTGGAGACGCTAGTTCAGATGATGAAACGCAACCTCCAAGCCCTCCATTGGAGACTCCTTGTGCGAACCCATGTCTGGAGACAGAGGCAAACAGAGAACCCTCCCCGAGGGAACAACCAGATCCTCTTCAAAGTAATCAGATCGGTATAGTTGACAATGATATACGAG GTGAGGATGTCCCGCCTGTGCCTGTATCCAACCAGGCACATACGAGACGTGGTCGCGGGCCGGCGAAGTGtactgaatttgaaaaattacgtAAGCATGGAAAAGTGTTGTTGAAGATAAATAGTGGAGAAACAGCACCATGTTGCGAGAATGCAAACATGTTTACAACACGTTTAAGCTGGATCATTAAACATCACTGCAACATGAGCTACCCAAGATGGAGTGATGTACCCCAAGAGCATAAGGATGAATTAATCGATCGTGTTCGG GGTGATTTTGAATTGGATTGGGACTTAGAGAACCATCAATTGGCTGTGACTAAACAGCTTCGTAAGCGCTTTAATGCCTTCCACCACCAACTACATCagatatatatgtcatatggCAGCCATGACGAGGCATTGGCGACTGGGACTAGTTTGGTCACCCCCCTAGTATGGTTTAAGCTCTGTGAACGATGGGGTAGCGAGGCCTTCCAG AAAATAGCAAGTAAAAATCGGGACAATAGAAGGATGCTGAAAATTAACCACACAACTGGTCGCAAATCCTTTGTGAGGATGCTAGAACAAAAG CGTGCTGAAAATGCAAATTTGGTGGACTTCTACAAGGAAACCCACTGGTCCAAGAAGAAAGATAAATTTGTGACACCTGCTACCGAAGACATTTAT AAGGATATGGTAGGAAAGCTGGATAATTTAGAACCAGACAAACGAACTGATGAAGCAGCAGCGGGTGTATTCAGAGAGGTACTTGGGCATCGACCGGGTTATGCAAGAGGACTGGGAGAGATGGTGATCCCCGAGTCTACACGAAAACACTCCTTGGCACGAGAGAAAGAGTATatagctttgattgaaaaacataagaaagagGCTGAAGCTTCCAAGAGTGAGATGGCGTCAATGAAGGCAAACATGGAGGTTATGATGGAGAAACAAAATGAAACCGATCGTATGTTGAGGGCCATCTTAGCTGCGAACCCGTCCCTCATTGAGTCTCTTCGAGAGACTCAGTGA